A single region of the Clostridia bacterium genome encodes:
- the nrfD gene encoding NrfD/PsrC family molybdoenzyme membrane anchor subunit produces the protein MADVAIARSPEPASDSIAHPLIEGLKSLSSVTRDVLAPMEARPTGLWYAALAASLALLALGATAITYQIATGVGTWGLNRTVGWAFDITNFVFWIGIGHAGTLISAILFLFRQRWRTSVNRAAEAMTIFAVMCAGIFPIIHTGRPWFAYWMMPYPNFRGPLWVNFRSPLVWDFFAISTYFTVSATFWYIGLLPDLATIRDKSESPWRRRLAGFLSLGWNGSYRTWQRYEVVYLMLAGLGTPLVISVHTIVSWDFATAVLPGWHATIFPPYFVSGAIFSGMAMVLTLMIIARKLMRLESYITIRHLDAMCKLVIATSGIVGLAYATEFFTALYSGNPYEQFVFVNRALGPYAWAYWTMVTCNVVVPQVLWFSRVRRTVAAIFLISLLVNVGMWFERFVIIVTSLHRDFLPANWSTYAPTQIEVATLLGSFGLFFTCFLLFCRFLPVIAVAEVKGVLQRTWPHSHVDRQQELPKEAAHV, from the coding sequence ATGGCTGATGTTGCGATTGCTCGCAGTCCGGAACCTGCATCCGATTCGATTGCCCACCCTCTGATCGAGGGACTCAAGTCGCTGAGTTCGGTGACGCGCGATGTGCTCGCGCCGATGGAGGCGCGGCCGACAGGTCTCTGGTACGCCGCGCTGGCAGCATCGTTGGCGCTCCTTGCCTTGGGAGCAACGGCGATTACCTACCAGATTGCTACTGGTGTTGGCACCTGGGGCCTCAATCGGACTGTCGGTTGGGCGTTTGACATCACAAACTTTGTATTCTGGATCGGCATCGGCCACGCCGGCACGCTCATCTCGGCCATCTTGTTCTTGTTTCGGCAGCGCTGGCGCACGTCGGTGAACCGCGCCGCCGAGGCAATGACGATCTTTGCCGTGATGTGCGCAGGCATCTTCCCCATCATTCACACGGGCCGGCCCTGGTTCGCTTATTGGATGATGCCGTACCCAAACTTCCGCGGCCCGCTTTGGGTCAATTTTCGATCGCCACTGGTGTGGGACTTCTTCGCGATCTCGACGTACTTCACCGTTTCCGCAACATTCTGGTATATCGGGCTGCTGCCGGATCTCGCGACGATTCGGGATAAATCGGAATCGCCCTGGCGCCGGCGACTTGCAGGCTTTCTTTCGCTAGGCTGGAACGGCTCGTATCGCACCTGGCAGAGGTACGAAGTCGTTTACCTGATGCTTGCCGGGCTCGGCACTCCGCTGGTGATCTCCGTCCACACCATTGTCAGTTGGGACTTCGCGACCGCAGTGCTGCCCGGATGGCACGCGACGATTTTTCCACCGTACTTCGTTTCCGGCGCGATCTTCAGCGGAATGGCCATGGTGCTGACGCTGATGATCATAGCTCGCAAGTTGATGCGGCTCGAAAGCTACATCACTATTCGACATCTCGATGCCATGTGCAAGCTCGTGATCGCCACCAGCGGCATCGTCGGACTTGCCTACGCCACGGAGTTCTTCACCGCCCTGTACTCCGGCAACCCTTACGAGCAGTTTGTCTTTGTCAATCGTGCGCTCGGCCCCTACGCGTGGGCATACTGGACGATGGTCACATGCAACGTTGTTGTTCCGCAGGTGCTGTGGTTCAGTCGTGTCCGACGCACCGTTGCTGCCATCTTCCTGATTTCGCTGTTGGTGAATGTAGGAATGTGGTTCGAACGTTTCGTCATTATCGTAACGTCGCTCCACCGCGATTTCCTGCCCGCAAACTGGTCCACCTACGCGCCCACCCAAATCGAAGTCGCAACGCTGCTCGGGAGCTTCGGGCTGTTCTTTACTTGCTTTCTTCTCTTTTGCCGATTCCTGCCGGTGATCGCAGTTGCGGAGGTCAAGGGAGTGCTGCAGCGAACGTGGCCTCATTCTCACGTTGATCGTCAGCAAGAGCTGCCGAAGGAGGCTGCTCATGTCTAG
- a CDS encoding cytochrome c3 family protein, producing the protein MVMKRLKHVAGSSVTTILLLVALGFALLTAAPNLATVHLPGNQAGYEPAQPIAFSHRLHAGELNVQCLYCHSGAERSRHAGIPTANTCMNCHRFVTTTRGAIRAEDELAQQEKRSPRRIVSPEIQKIYDALALDDKLQREPGKAQQSLAWTKVYNLPDFVYFDHRPHVNTGVACQSCHGPVETMERVRQTGDLSMGWCVNCHRGVNRNGLDGKGNFTSAPAPAAASVKQATRQVYASTDCATCHY; encoded by the coding sequence ATGGTGATGAAACGACTGAAGCACGTTGCGGGCAGTTCCGTTACAACGATCCTGCTGCTCGTGGCACTGGGCTTCGCATTGCTCACTGCGGCACCCAATCTAGCTACGGTACATTTGCCCGGCAACCAAGCCGGATATGAGCCGGCACAGCCGATCGCGTTCTCTCACCGTCTTCATGCAGGCGAACTGAACGTCCAGTGCCTGTATTGCCACTCCGGCGCAGAGCGCAGCCGTCACGCCGGGATCCCAACGGCAAACACATGCATGAACTGTCACCGGTTCGTAACCACCACACGCGGGGCAATAAGGGCCGAGGACGAACTTGCGCAGCAGGAGAAGCGTTCTCCGCGCCGCATTGTCTCGCCTGAGATCCAGAAGATCTACGATGCGCTTGCGCTAGACGACAAACTGCAGCGAGAGCCGGGCAAAGCGCAGCAATCGCTCGCATGGACAAAGGTCTATAACCTGCCGGATTTTGTGTACTTCGACCACCGCCCCCATGTGAATACCGGCGTGGCTTGCCAGAGCTGTCATGGCCCGGTCGAAACGATGGAGCGCGTACGACAGACCGGTGACTTGAGCATGGGATGGTGCGTCAACTGTCATCGGGGCGTTAACCGCAATGGGCTCGACGGCAAGGGAAACTTCACCAGCGCACCCGCGCCTGCGGCTGCGAGCGTCAAGCAAGCGACGAGGCAGGTGTATGCCTCGACCGATTGCGCGACCTGCCACTACTGA
- the narH gene encoding nitrate reductase subunit beta, which produces MNVRSQVSMVFHLDKCIGCHTCSIACKNIWTDRRGTEYMWWNNVETKPGTGYPTTWEDQSKYNGGWEKKGDEIQLKSQNKGDALFKIFHNPNQPTMDDYYEPWTYDYQNLFNAPEGSDQPTAKPISMVTGEYINIEAGPNWDDDLGGSPVYAANDPNLDALTPEQREQLFATERLVFFYFPRICNHCLNPACVAACPSGALYKRGEDGIVLIDQQRCRGWRACVAACPYKKTYFNWSTGKSEKCILCFPRLETGQAPACFHSCVGRIRYLGVLLYDADRIEEVAKLPDDQLVEGQRSLILDPFDPAVIAAARANGVHDSVIESAQKSPVYKFVKIWKMALPPHLEYRTLPMLFYVPPMSPVMANKENDIIDHNTTDFFHDIESSRVPIAYLARLLGCNQESKVRYALRKQKAVRWYRRAVTVGDISMETAQKMLAEADCSQQEAEAIYQLTSLCTFDDRFVIPPMHREEALEMMKDPNEHKASTGFGFVGAPQRGM; this is translated from the coding sequence ATGAACGTGCGCTCGCAAGTTTCAATGGTTTTCCACCTGGACAAGTGTATCGGGTGCCACACGTGCTCCATCGCTTGCAAGAACATCTGGACCGATCGTCGCGGTACGGAATACATGTGGTGGAACAACGTGGAAACCAAGCCCGGGACGGGCTATCCCACGACTTGGGAAGACCAGTCGAAGTACAACGGCGGCTGGGAGAAGAAGGGCGACGAGATTCAGCTGAAGTCGCAGAACAAAGGTGACGCGCTCTTCAAGATATTTCACAACCCAAACCAGCCGACCATGGACGACTACTACGAGCCGTGGACCTACGACTATCAAAACCTTTTCAACGCTCCAGAGGGTTCGGACCAGCCGACGGCCAAGCCGATCTCGATGGTCACAGGCGAGTACATCAACATCGAAGCCGGTCCGAACTGGGACGACGATCTCGGCGGCTCACCTGTGTATGCCGCAAACGATCCCAATCTCGACGCGCTGACACCGGAGCAACGGGAGCAATTGTTTGCCACCGAACGGCTGGTGTTTTTTTACTTCCCTCGCATTTGCAATCACTGCCTGAATCCCGCGTGCGTGGCCGCGTGCCCATCAGGTGCGCTCTACAAGCGCGGCGAAGATGGCATCGTGCTGATTGACCAGCAACGGTGCCGTGGATGGCGCGCGTGCGTAGCCGCATGCCCGTACAAGAAGACGTACTTCAATTGGTCTACCGGAAAGTCGGAGAAGTGCATCCTGTGTTTTCCGCGCCTGGAGACCGGACAGGCACCGGCCTGCTTCCATTCGTGCGTCGGTCGCATTCGCTACCTTGGCGTGCTGCTCTATGACGCCGACCGAATCGAGGAGGTCGCAAAGCTTCCGGATGATCAACTCGTGGAGGGACAACGCTCCCTCATTCTGGATCCGTTCGATCCAGCAGTGATTGCGGCAGCTCGCGCCAACGGAGTTCACGATTCGGTAATCGAGTCGGCGCAGAAGTCGCCGGTCTACAAGTTCGTAAAGATTTGGAAAATGGCCCTGCCTCCTCATCTCGAGTACCGCACGCTGCCAATGCTTTTCTACGTGCCGCCGATGTCGCCGGTCATGGCCAACAAGGAAAACGACATCATCGACCACAATACGACCGACTTCTTCCATGACATTGAGAGTTCACGGGTGCCCATCGCATACCTTGCGAGGTTGCTTGGCTGCAACCAGGAGAGCAAGGTGCGCTACGCGTTGCGAAAGCAAAAGGCGGTGCGCTGGTACCGGCGGGCTGTAACCGTCGGCGACATCAGCATGGAAACAGCTCAGAAGATGCTCGCAGAGGCGGATTGTTCGCAGCAGGAGGCAGAAGCGATCTATCAGCTCACTTCGCTCTGCACCTTTGATGATCGGTTTGTGATTCCGCCGATGCACCGCGAAGAGGCGCTGGAGATGATGAAAGATCCCAACGAACACAAGGCAAGTACCGGCTTTGGGTTCGTCGGCGCGCCGCAGAGGGGGATGTAG
- a CDS encoding DUF3341 domain-containing protein, giving the protein MSSRRLIGVFERETQTVEAIEASRQKGLKVVDVFGPHSSHEIEHAMALPPSRIPWIVFALGLLGAGLKVWFEFWTTAQDWPLNVGGKPFNSLPAFVPVTFEVMVLFAAVSAVLAFFAVCRLFPGKRAVLPIAGLTDDRFAVVLEQTDSTFDVRTVTAMLYQLGAVQVREQLVDEVMA; this is encoded by the coding sequence ATGTCTAGCCGAAGATTGATCGGAGTGTTCGAGCGCGAGACGCAGACCGTCGAGGCCATAGAGGCTTCACGGCAAAAAGGACTCAAGGTGGTCGATGTGTTCGGTCCTCATTCCAGTCATGAGATCGAACACGCGATGGCACTACCGCCTTCGCGAATTCCCTGGATCGTGTTCGCGCTCGGCCTCCTAGGGGCGGGGCTGAAGGTATGGTTCGAGTTCTGGACGACTGCACAGGATTGGCCGCTCAATGTTGGCGGCAAACCGTTTAACTCGCTTCCGGCATTCGTCCCGGTCACTTTTGAAGTAATGGTCTTGTTCGCGGCCGTTTCTGCCGTGCTGGCCTTCTTTGCGGTATGCCGACTCTTTCCTGGAAAGAGGGCGGTTCTGCCAATCGCAGGGCTCACGGATGACCGCTTCGCAGTCGTGCTCGAACAAACGGACTCCACGTTCGACGTCAGAACTGTTACTGCCATGTTGTATCAACTCGGGGCGGTTCAAGTGAGGGAACAGCTGGTCGACGAGGTGATGGCATGA
- a CDS encoding Fe-S-cluster-containing hydrogenase translates to MTEPEKNRYWRSPQERDADVAGVESEFPEELPRGAMMLKRRDFLRVAGFTAAAVATGCSRAPVQKAIPMLMPPEEIVPGTSLQYATTCGGCSAGCGVLAKVRDGRPIKLEGNPGHALSRGGLCAIGQASLLGLYDSQRLTAPLSSGKSSTWEAIDREITKALNDVRTNQGRVRFVTGSITSPTERASIGKFLQSFPDAKHVVYDPLSHSAILDAHEQTHGSRVLPHYRFDRAEVIVAVDADFLGTWISPVEFTAAYRAGRSLEGPKPRVSWHVQFESRMTVTGSKADERYAVSPHERTAILQQLADRIAAAAGKAVAAPQVAQTSVPAAFVETVAQRLWKARGRSLVVSGSQDIREQVLVNFINHLLGNSGSTVEIDKPSYQASGNDRELIALLEEIEQGKVKVLLIAGVNPVFDLPAAAAIKRVPLVVSFAQRVDETASLAHYILPEPHSLESWRDAEPVAGNVAVMQPTVQRLGQTRTLIETLSAWSDAPATDYQIVREYWRTNIFPRQSQFAEFDAFWERTVHDGGANVQPLSSPARSFNLATVKPAAPAPAPPAGAYALVLYPKVAMLAGSEAYNPWLHELPDPITKITWDNYACLSPATASKLGISEGDVVRISREGALLELPAYVQPGQHDAVVAVALGYGSVLSRRFAEIGPRWIDALPSVGADGFVGKNAAGFLHFAGGAAQMESVVAVSRTGGRQPLASTQTHHTLRAPEGLAKLSPESRPIIQETTLAAFLEDGKSGVHEHEASEDLWPADHPYKGPRWAMVVDLQACTGCSACVIACQAENNIPVVGKDEVRRNREMHWVRIDRYYAERPDGRIDVAHQPMMCQQCENAPCETVCPVLATVHSEDGLSQQVYNRCVGTRYCANNCPYKGRRFNWFNYAHDDRLQNLVLNPDVTVRSRGVMEKCSFCVQRIQGAKIDSKRRGTSIADGEVQTACQQSCPARAIYFGDLNDPKSEVSRKMRDPRRYRVLSELNVRPAVGYLTVVRNRDEKPGGGHNG, encoded by the coding sequence GTGACTGAACCTGAAAAGAACCGTTACTGGAGAAGCCCGCAGGAGCGCGATGCCGATGTGGCAGGCGTAGAAAGCGAGTTCCCCGAAGAACTGCCCCGCGGCGCGATGATGCTTAAGCGGCGCGATTTCCTCCGAGTTGCCGGCTTCACTGCAGCTGCCGTCGCAACCGGTTGCAGCCGGGCTCCCGTACAGAAGGCTATTCCCATGCTCATGCCGCCGGAAGAGATTGTGCCCGGCACGTCGTTACAGTACGCGACGACTTGCGGCGGGTGTTCGGCGGGATGCGGCGTACTCGCGAAGGTGCGTGACGGCCGCCCAATCAAGCTTGAGGGCAATCCCGGCCATGCGTTATCTCGCGGCGGGTTGTGCGCGATAGGTCAGGCTTCTCTGCTCGGCCTCTATGATTCGCAACGCCTCACGGCACCGCTAAGTTCAGGGAAGAGCAGTACCTGGGAAGCGATAGACCGGGAAATCACGAAGGCATTGAACGACGTTCGTACGAATCAGGGCCGGGTCCGGTTTGTCACAGGTTCTATTACAAGTCCCACCGAACGCGCCAGCATAGGAAAGTTTCTTCAGAGTTTTCCGGACGCCAAACACGTCGTGTACGACCCGTTGTCGCATTCGGCAATCCTCGATGCCCACGAGCAGACGCATGGTTCGCGCGTGCTCCCACATTACAGATTCGATCGCGCCGAGGTCATCGTTGCTGTCGATGCCGATTTCCTCGGTACGTGGATATCGCCGGTAGAGTTCACCGCTGCGTATCGCGCTGGACGAAGTCTTGAGGGGCCAAAGCCTCGCGTGTCCTGGCACGTGCAGTTCGAGTCACGCATGACGGTGACCGGCAGCAAGGCGGATGAGCGGTACGCGGTTTCGCCGCACGAACGCACGGCAATACTTCAGCAGCTCGCCGACCGCATAGCCGCGGCTGCCGGCAAAGCCGTGGCTGCTCCGCAGGTTGCCCAAACATCGGTGCCGGCAGCCTTTGTCGAGACCGTCGCGCAGCGACTCTGGAAGGCGCGCGGCAGAAGCCTCGTTGTCAGCGGGTCGCAGGACATTCGAGAGCAGGTGCTGGTGAATTTCATCAATCACCTGCTCGGTAATTCCGGAAGCACGGTCGAGATCGACAAGCCTTCGTACCAGGCTTCCGGGAATGACCGTGAGCTAATCGCGTTGCTGGAGGAGATTGAGCAGGGGAAGGTGAAGGTGCTGCTCATCGCCGGTGTGAATCCTGTATTCGACTTGCCAGCAGCGGCGGCTATCAAGCGCGTTCCGCTGGTCGTCAGCTTTGCCCAGAGGGTGGACGAGACTGCATCGCTGGCGCACTACATTCTCCCGGAGCCGCACTCACTGGAATCCTGGCGGGATGCGGAACCGGTGGCCGGCAACGTCGCGGTGATGCAGCCGACCGTTCAACGTCTGGGACAGACGCGAACTCTCATCGAAACCTTGTCCGCCTGGAGCGACGCACCGGCCACCGATTACCAAATAGTCCGCGAATACTGGCGCACCAATATCTTCCCCCGACAATCGCAGTTCGCAGAGTTCGACGCATTCTGGGAGCGCACCGTCCATGACGGAGGCGCGAATGTGCAACCTCTTAGCTCTCCTGCCAGGAGCTTCAATCTTGCGACAGTCAAGCCGGCCGCGCCAGCACCCGCGCCACCGGCCGGTGCATACGCCCTCGTGCTCTACCCCAAGGTTGCGATGCTGGCCGGCAGTGAAGCCTACAATCCGTGGCTCCATGAACTGCCCGATCCCATCACGAAGATCACCTGGGACAACTACGCGTGTCTGTCGCCGGCGACGGCTTCGAAATTGGGCATAAGCGAAGGCGATGTAGTGCGCATCAGCCGTGAGGGCGCGTTGCTCGAGTTGCCGGCCTACGTCCAGCCAGGTCAGCACGACGCCGTGGTTGCGGTCGCGCTCGGATACGGCAGCGTGCTGAGTAGGCGCTTTGCTGAAATCGGACCTCGCTGGATCGACGCGCTTCCGAGCGTCGGAGCAGACGGTTTCGTTGGCAAGAACGCCGCGGGATTCCTTCACTTTGCCGGAGGAGCTGCGCAGATGGAGTCCGTAGTCGCCGTGAGCAGGACTGGCGGCCGGCAACCGCTTGCATCCACGCAGACCCATCACACGCTGCGGGCGCCGGAAGGGCTGGCAAAGCTCAGTCCGGAGTCGCGACCAATCATTCAGGAGACAACGCTCGCGGCGTTTCTCGAAGACGGCAAGTCTGGAGTGCATGAGCATGAGGCCAGCGAGGACCTTTGGCCAGCCGACCATCCCTACAAAGGTCCGCGTTGGGCGATGGTGGTGGACTTGCAAGCATGTACAGGCTGTTCGGCGTGCGTGATCGCCTGCCAGGCGGAAAACAACATCCCGGTTGTAGGCAAAGACGAAGTACGGCGCAATCGCGAAATGCACTGGGTGCGCATCGACCGTTATTACGCAGAGCGGCCCGATGGGCGCATTGACGTCGCACACCAGCCGATGATGTGCCAGCAGTGCGAGAACGCTCCGTGCGAAACGGTGTGTCCGGTCCTGGCTACGGTTCATAGCGAAGATGGGCTCTCGCAGCAGGTTTACAACCGCTGCGTCGGCACGCGCTATTGCGCCAACAATTGCCCCTACAAGGGGCGCCGCTTCAACTGGTTCAACTACGCGCACGATGATCGGCTCCAGAACCTGGTGCTGAATCCGGATGTGACCGTCCGTTCACGCGGCGTAATGGAGAAGTGCAGCTTCTGCGTTCAGCGCATTCAGGGCGCGAAGATCGATTCGAAGCGGCGGGGGACGTCGATCGCAGACGGGGAAGTCCAGACCGCGTGCCAGCAATCGTGTCCGGCGCGTGCCATTTACTTCGGCGATCTCAATGATCCCAAGAGCGAGGTGAGCCGCAAGATGCGTGATCCGCGGCGTTATCGGGTCTTGTCCGAACTCAATGTCCGTCCTGCTGTCGGTTATCTAACCGTAGTGCGCAACCGCGATGAAAAGCCGGGAGGTGGGCACAATGGCTGA
- a CDS encoding cytochrome c — MNSTFRVLMNAALLSALAAIVTSSWLLRSNTANTNYEFLPDMAHSARYSAYSQNPNFSDGKTLQQPPQGTIAREHLPLHYTAAQPDALRAGNELVNPLGSGNENSIQRGSNVYGNFCAVCHGADATGMGPVAQRGFPPPPSLLLPHALQMKDGQMFHVLTYGQNNMPSYAGQLSTEDRWNVITYVRSVQAAGAKTASTAQSGISQNATAPAGGK; from the coding sequence ATGAACTCGACCTTTCGAGTGCTGATGAATGCCGCGTTGCTTTCTGCTCTAGCCGCGATTGTGACCTCGAGTTGGCTCTTGCGTAGTAACACGGCGAATACCAACTATGAATTCCTGCCCGATATGGCCCACTCGGCTCGCTACAGCGCTTACTCACAGAACCCGAACTTCTCAGACGGGAAGACGCTTCAGCAGCCCCCGCAAGGCACCATCGCGCGAGAGCACCTTCCCCTTCATTACACGGCAGCACAGCCAGATGCATTGCGAGCCGGCAACGAACTCGTTAACCCCTTAGGCAGCGGAAACGAGAATTCCATTCAGCGCGGGTCAAATGTCTATGGGAACTTCTGTGCTGTTTGCCATGGCGCCGACGCGACAGGCATGGGGCCAGTAGCGCAGCGTGGCTTCCCGCCTCCGCCATCCCTCTTACTCCCTCATGCCCTACAGATGAAGGACGGGCAAATGTTTCACGTTCTCACTTATGGACAAAACAACATGCCTTCGTATGCAGGCCAGCTCAGCACGGAGGACCGTTGGAACGTGATCACCTATGTTCGTTCCGTACAGGCCGCAGGAGCAAAGACGGCGAGCACGGCACAAAGCGGTATCTCGCAGAACGCTACTGCTCCAGCAGGAGGCAAGTGA
- the narI gene encoding respiratory nitrate reductase subunit gamma — translation MTNAPLFDLLAFAVLPYVALFTFLLVSIQRYRKSPFTYSSLSSQFLENGEHFWGLVSFHYGILSLFVGHLIGLLLPQQVLWWNSRPARLYVLELSALVFGLMTLIGLCSAVHRRIFTSRARRVTSAADWVVLTLLVVEAAAGIYIAVFHPWGSSWFATSATPYVLSIFKFNPNVSYLATLPWVVKLHIVNAWLVIGFFPFTRLVHALVVPFPYLWRKPEIARWYGIRRMDPIWIQRSATTTTAAIRTARASGAKR, via the coding sequence GTGACGAATGCTCCGCTTTTCGACTTGCTGGCTTTCGCTGTTCTGCCGTATGTCGCCCTCTTCACATTTCTGCTGGTCAGCATTCAGCGTTACCGGAAAAGCCCGTTTACGTACTCCAGCCTCTCTTCGCAGTTTCTTGAGAATGGAGAGCACTTCTGGGGGCTGGTGAGTTTCCACTACGGCATCCTCTCGCTATTCGTCGGGCACCTTATCGGACTATTGCTTCCCCAGCAAGTGCTCTGGTGGAACAGCCGTCCGGCACGGCTTTACGTGCTCGAACTGAGCGCGCTGGTTTTTGGCCTGATGACGCTCATTGGACTATGCAGCGCGGTGCATCGCAGGATTTTCACGAGCAGGGCGCGTCGGGTAACAAGCGCAGCAGACTGGGTTGTGCTCACGTTGCTGGTCGTCGAGGCGGCTGCAGGGATCTACATCGCTGTCTTTCACCCCTGGGGTTCCTCTTGGTTCGCAACATCGGCAACGCCCTACGTCCTCTCGATCTTCAAGTTCAACCCAAACGTGTCTTACCTTGCCACGTTGCCCTGGGTCGTGAAACTGCACATTGTGAACGCATGGCTTGTGATCGGGTTCTTCCCGTTCACGCGTCTCGTCCATGCCCTCGTAGTTCCGTTTCCGTATCTGTGGCGCAAGCCAGAGATAGCTCGCTGGTACGGAATACGACGCATGGACCCGATATGGATTCAGCGCAGCGCTACAACAACGACCGCTGCGATAAGAACTGCAAGAGCCTCCGGAGCGAAGAGGTAA